The Nematostella vectensis chromosome 6, jaNemVect1.1, whole genome shotgun sequence region AGCATGCTGGGTAgaagcaccccacccccctagcatgctgggtagaagcaccccaccccctagcatgctgggtagaagcaccccaccccctagcATGGTGGGTAgaagcaccccaccccctagcATGGTGGGTAgaagcaccccaccccctagcATGCTGGGTAGAAGCACCTCACCCCCCTAGCATGTTGGGTAgaagcaccccacccccctagcatgctgggtagaagcaccccaccccctagcatgctgggtagaagcaccccacccccctagcATGCTGGGTAAAAGTACCCCACTCCCCCTAGCATGGTGGGTAaaagtaccccacccccctagcATGGTGGGTAaaagtaccccaccccccctagCATGGTGGGTAgaagcaccccacccccctagcATGGTGGGTAgaagcaccccacccccctagcATGCTGTGTAgaagcaccccaccccccctagCATGCTGTGTAgaagcaccccacccccctagcATGCTGGGTAGAAGCATCCCACCACACCCCTAGCATGCTGGGTAGAAGCACCCTACCCCCCTAGCATGCTGGGTAGAAGCACCCCACTCTCCCTAGCATGCTGGGTAAAAGCACCCCACTCCCCCTAGCATGCTGGGTAGAAGCACCCCACTCCCCTAGCATGCTGGGTAaaagcaccccaccccccctagCATGGTGGGTAAAAGCACCCCACTCCCCCTAGCATGGTGGGTAgaagcaccccaccccccctagCATGTTGGGTAgaagcaccccacccccctagcATGGTGGGTAgaagcaccccaccccctagcatgctgggtataagcaccccaccccccctagcatgctgggtagaagcaccccacccccctagcATGGTGGGTAgaagcaccccaccccctagcatgctgggtagaagcaccccacccccctagcATGGTGGGTAgaagcaccccaccccctagcatgctgggtagaagcaccccacccccctagcATGGTGGGTAgaagcaccccaccccccctagcatgctgggtagaagcaccccacccccctagcATGGTGGGTAGAAGCACCCCACTCCCCCTAGCATGCTGGGTAAAAGCACCCCACTCCCCCTAGCATGGTGGGTAgaagcaccccccccccccctagcatGGTGGGTAGAAGCACCCCACCAACCTAGCATGGTGGGTAgaagcaccccacccccctagcATGGTGGGTAgaagcaccccacccccctagcATGGTGGGTAgaagcaccccacccccctagcatgctgggtagaagcaccccaccccctagcATTGTGGGTAgaagcaccccacccccctagcATGCTGGGTAGAAGCATCCCACCACACCCCTAGCATGCTGGGTAGAAGCACCCTACCCCCCTAGTATGCTGGGTAGAAGCACCCCACTCTCCCTAGCATGCTGGGTAAAAGCACCCCACTCCCCCTAGCATGCTGGGTAGAAGCACCCCACTCCCCCTAGCATGGTAGGTAGAAGCACCCCCCCCTAGCATGCTGGGTAGAAGCACCCCACTCCCCTAGCATGCTGGGTAaaagcaccccaccccccaacaTGGTGGGTAgaagcaccccaccccccctagCATGGTGGGTAgaagcaccccacccccctagcATGGTGGGTAgaagcaccccacccccctagcATGCTGGGTAGAAGCACCCCACCCTCCTAGCATGGTGGGTAgaagcaccccaccccccctagCATGGTGGGTAGAAGCACCCCCCTAGCATGGGGGTAgaagcaccccacccccctagcATGGTGGGTAGgagcaccccaccccctagcATGGTGGGTAgaagcaccccacccccctagcATTGTGGGTAgaagcacccctccccctagcaTTGTGGGTAGAAGCACCTCACCCCCTAGCATTGTGGGTAgaagcacccctccccctagcaTGGTGGGTAgaagcaccccaccccctagcATGCTGGGTAGAAGTACCCACCCCCCCTAGCATGCTGGGTAgaagcaccccacccccctagcATGGTGGGTAAAAGCACCTCACCCCCCTAGCATTGTGGGTAGAAGCACCCTACTCCCCCTAGCATGGTGGGTAgaagcaccccaccccccctagCATGGTGGGTAgaagcaccccacccccctagcATGCTGGGTAGAAGCACCCCACTACCCCTAGCATGGTGGGTAAAAGCACCTCACCCCCCTAGCATTGTGGGTAgaagcaccccaccccccctagCATGGTGGGTAAAGTGGATATTGAGCCTGTGGAACCCAGGGTATCAAATTGCAAGGATTCCTATTGATACCAGACCTTTTCTTAAAGGTAGTACTAAAAAATAGCTcaaggaaaaataataaacaatgctTGAGTATATATTTAATAAATTTAAGAGCAGTTACCTTAAGTGCGATTGATTGTTTAAAGGCATTTGTGGTCTTAAACACCTCGCCATAGACACCTTCCCCAATTTTGACACACTTTTTTAGAATGCTGTGAAGTAAATAAGAGATTGTTTATAGCTATTTGTTAGAATGATGTGAGGGACAGTGACAGGAAATCATACAAGAATATGTACAGTACAGGTGCAAGTAACGGGGGACTAAATATGGACTAAAACACTTGTTACACAGACATTGTCCTGCTCGGTTACAATTGATAGACCTTGTACTACTCCCATAAAATGAAGACAtgattgtttttctttgcagATAAAATATGTAGCACAGTCTGTAGTATTTAATTTACTATACAGTATTTATATTAATGGCTCTGTGCAGTTGACTGTATCATCTTTCAATATATGACTTGCATGTCTCTTGCATGTCTTGCATTACTCATCATACAGTACCTAGACTCGAAGTATGATGCAAACGTCACGGGCTCCTCCTGTTCGCATTCAAGAAGAATCTTTTCATAAGGAGAAAGCTGGTTTTGCTGGACTTTCTCGGCAGGCTCTTTCCAGGTGCCACATGGTGTAAGGGCATCCTAATGCAGTGATAATCACctatcagtttttttttcaaatctaaTAACTCCTACTTCATACAGGTATcacttatcattttttttttttttcaaatttaataACTCCTACTTCATACAGGTTTTCATTGGTTATCTAAAATAGTCTTATAAATTTCAGTTCTTCCCAACTTGTAATGGCCAATTAAGTTAGACAGACAAGTATAGAATTCATTATGTTTGTCTGTGTACAGTCACATCTTTGCTCTGATTCCCTCTTTTCAATAGAAGTACAGTACTATATTCCCACAGATTCCTGCAAGTCCTGCTAACAGACACAGTGTCTGCTTGCAGGGAGTTAACAGTATTATTATCAAGATAAGAATGTATGCTGAAAATACTACCCCCCCCCtgttctgtattgtgcccccttCTGtgagcagaagaaatactcaAAAGAGTTTGATGTTCAATAATACTGTATGGCATTTTTTAATGCAAATATTTATCACTCCCAGTTGCATTAGTGTAAAGCTGTAATATGAATTATTATTTAGAAGTCTCAAAGCCTCTTAAATTGCTATATTGTTGTTAAATATTCACCCGTCACGAGGCATTCCTTAATCTGGGTTAGACAAGAAATACTTTGTGTACTTACCAAGAGTGATAAATGGGATTTCTGGTTCTTTGGCGGTGTTCCAGGCGGCAAGCTAGCAACACTTGAATCAGTAGTAGATGCAGTACTCTCAGTTGACAACCTTCTTGCTACAGAACTAAGACATTCATCATCCAGTTGTAGCTTTTCTAGTGATACAACACACTCCATGAGTGGACCAGTGTATTTACTTATGCTGCTTCCAGAGCCTGTCCTTCCTATGAGTGGAAACTCATTCTCTGATTTCAATATGATTTCTTCTAGTGCAGACAAATTATCTCCACTCCCCTTATGCAGATTTTCCTTGTCCGCTATGGCTAGATTTTCTGCGTTCGAATCAATTTCATGTGTAGAGACATCGCTCTCAATACTAGAGCCATGTACAGAGCCAGAATCAGACAGGGGTGACTGGCTTAAAAATGAATGGTcacttattttttcttgactGTTTAAACTATCTATGGATGAGTTGTTAGTGACTGATTCCCCAATCTTAGAGCTTGAAGTAGAACTCTTTTGGCTAAGTCTTCTTGCGGCTTCAAATTGTGATGGCGTAATCTTTACAGGTTGAAGCAACACCTGACATTCAGACCAGGAGTCAGAATTCTTCGGGGGCTTTCTTGTAGTGTTCTTTCTTCTCCCTCGGCTAGTTACAAACTGACAATTGCGTGAGTTAGCTCGGATGATTGGCGTAGAGGTCTCATTTGGAACAGCTTTTGGACTAGTAGATATGTCACCCAGTTTAACTTGTGGGAATATCAAAGGTGATTCCAAACTCTTTCTGTCCTTAATAAAACTGAGCGACTTGTCTTCTCGTCTTGTATTACCAGCCGAAGACGCAGTGCCTTTTACAATTCCTGGAGATTCAGGTATGACATAACAGTTACTCAATCGTGAGCTTGTTTTCAGTTGACTACTTCCATCCAAGGAATCATTAACCACGCTGTTACTAATGCCGGTACTCTTGCCATAACACGATAAAACCATTGACAAATCCTTTGAAATATCAAGCTCAGAAAACCAAACCTCTCCATCATTACTCGCAAGGTCACTATCAACGGAAAGGCCATTTATCCTAGAGTCCTTTAAGGAATTGAAGTCTTTATCTTGTAGAGGATTCCTACTTTTTCTATTTGCAAGCTTGGATGAGGAAATGGCAAAAGAGTCTGTTGTGTTTTCCTTGCCATTTGTGTAGACGAGTTGCTTAGAATGTGTATTCGATTCAGATGATTCGGCCCTCGCAATTTTAGTATTAACAgtttttttcctaaaaaagagaaaatgatTAAAGAGTGAAAAAACCTTTAACTTATCTTATAAACGCAATAATAGTCATTATATTTATGTATAAGAATGGCCGACAAATTCAAAACTAACCAACATGAGTTTGGAGCAAAAATCGTTGGACTAGAATCCAAAGATTTCCGATCTTTCTTTGAAACTGGAGAGCAAATGCTGTCCTCAGGTGAAGTCCAGAGCTCCGTTTTGACAGCACGGAACTTATGTCGGCCATAGGTTTTGATTAGACCGTGTTTTCGTGGCATATTTTTACGCGGATTCACAAAGATGTTATTTCGTTTTCCGACATTCTTCCTGAGTGAAATTCGAATTTGCCGCTTACCAAATATGGTAAAAGGGTTCCAGTCTCGCATTGACAATAAACCACAGGAAAACCAACAGGTCAAGCAAAGGTTACCCTCCGCAGAAAACCTTCGACTCGCTTGAAGacttttcatattttattaaCGCAAATGTGACAAAAGAATCTCAAGTCGCGGTCCCTCTTGTCACAAGATTGAACAGCTTTTGTGGCCACATGACTATACTGTAGAAGAACACTAGCATATACGCCTTAGCACTACCGTATTTACTCAAACAAGCGCCCCGgcgcttatttaattttttcgaCTATCAAAccgggcgcttattcgggggaggcgcttatttaaaaGGGCAAATTCCGAACAAAAGGCCCAGGTGTTTTCATTCATTTAATATTAGTTTTATACTGcatcagtttcttttttctatagTCATTATTACAACGTGAAGCAGTTTTTTCAATAAACTTTCATCTATTAAAAATTTGTTTCTTTCTTGTCTAGAGTCTATGAGCTCCTGCTTTTTTGGAACTACATTGTGACAGACATTTTACTCAGTTACATAAAacctggggaggggagggagacgcgtacccctactggtcatttcattCACCAGACAGACGCAGATACATGAGTATTTAACCCAAAAAATCTAATGCTGGCAAAGAAACAGATTTAAATTTAGTTGgtattgtttctttttaaagaaTGAAGCAGTCATAAATGAATTTTGTTGCAATTCGCACCGTTTTTAGATTAAAATTTgcttaaatattttcttatcgTCGGAGTGTATATGTTTcgtcaggggctcataagtatgAGCCCCTGGTTTCGTATATTGTTTATAAAATACGTAATTCCattatttttcactaaaggtttccccccccccccccccccactttctGGTCCAATAAAGCTAATAATACCAGGGGTATCTTCCTTTAACGAGTGAAACATTTCGAGGGTTTCGGAGGATCAGAGGAAGGGGGAAGAGGGAATCATTCATACTTAACAAATTATTACATATTATCGTTACATATACGTATAACATCGAgtatttgaaattttaaagaTAGACAAATATTAAAATTCCATTATATTTATACCAATATcacttttgtttctttgcattACTA contains the following coding sequences:
- the LOC5502014 gene encoding uncharacterized protein LOC5502014 isoform X1, translating into MPRKHGLIKTYGRHKFRAVKTELWTSPEDSICSPVSKKDRKSLDSSPTIFAPNSCWKKTVNTKIARAESSESNTHSKQLVYTNGKENTTDSFAISSSKLANRKSRNPLQDKDFNSLKDSRINGLSVDSDLASNDGEVWFSELDISKDLSMVLSCYGKSTGISNSVVNDSLDGSSQLKTSSRLSNCYVIPESPGIVKGTASSAGNTRREDKSLSFIKDRKSLESPLIFPQVKLGDISTSPKAVPNETSTPIIRANSRNCQFVTSRGRRKNTTRKPPKNSDSWSECQVLLQPVKITPSQFEAARRLSQKSSTSSSKIGESVTNNSSIDSLNSQEKISDHSFLSQSPLSDSGSVHGSSIESDVSTHEIDSNAENLAIADKENLHKGSGDNLSALEEIILKSENEFPLIGRTGSGSSISKYTGPLMECVVSLEKLQLDDECLSSVARRLSTESTASTTDSSVASLPPGTPPKNQKSHLSLLDALTPCGTWKEPAEKVQQNQLSPYEKILLECEQEEPVTFASYFESSILKKCVKIGEGVYGEVFKTTNAFKQSIALKIVPINGDIPVNGEPQKSYEEIMPEIVISKELSALNNTSEMEFAENSTPNFIDVHRVSLVRDRYPPQLLKEWDRWDKKHESENDRPDYFPDDQYFIIFEYANGGEDLERFRFRSLPEAVSVLHQIAVSLAVAERALQFEHRDLHWGNVLIARKAEKQLVYMLDGERWTVESRGLCVSLIDFTLSRLRKEGVTVFCDLSEDESMFTGQGDYQFDIYRKMRVHNRDDWAAYKPYSNVLWLHYLTDKILNNKEYPNRNKTLEKKLKCVQQTLTDYQSAQEVVHDGVFDLE
- the LOC5502014 gene encoding uncharacterized protein LOC5502014 isoform X2, with product MPRKHGLIKTYGRHKFRAVKTELWTSPEDSICSPVSKKDRKSLDSSPTILKKTVNTKIARAESSESNTHSKQLVYTNGKENTTDSFAISSSKLANRKSRNPLQDKDFNSLKDSRINGLSVDSDLASNDGEVWFSELDISKDLSMVLSCYGKSTGISNSVVNDSLDGSSQLKTSSRLSNCYVIPESPGIVKGTASSAGNTRREDKSLSFIKDRKSLESPLIFPQVKLGDISTSPKAVPNETSTPIIRANSRNCQFVTSRGRRKNTTRKPPKNSDSWSECQVLLQPVKITPSQFEAARRLSQKSSTSSSKIGESVTNNSSIDSLNSQEKISDHSFLSQSPLSDSGSVHGSSIESDVSTHEIDSNAENLAIADKENLHKGSGDNLSALEEIILKSENEFPLIGRTGSGSSISKYTGPLMECVVSLEKLQLDDECLSSVARRLSTESTASTTDSSVASLPPGTPPKNQKSHLSLLDALTPCGTWKEPAEKVQQNQLSPYEKILLECEQEEPVTFASYFESSILKKCVKIGEGVYGEVFKTTNAFKQSIALKIVPINGDIPVNGEPQKSYEEIMPEIVISKELSALNNTSEMEFAENSTPNFIDVHRVSLVRDRYPPQLLKEWDRWDKKHESENDRPDYFPDDQYFIIFEYANGGEDLERFRFRSLPEAVSVLHQIAVSLAVAERALQFEHRDLHWGNVLIARKAEKQLVYMLDGERWTVESRGLCVSLIDFTLSRLRKEGVTVFCDLSEDESMFTGQGDYQFDIYRKMRVHNRDDWAAYKPYSNVLWLHYLTDKILNNKEYPNRNKTLEKKLKCVQQTLTDYQSAQEVVHDGVFDLE